The Aeromonas veronii genome includes the window CATTGAATAAAGCGATTATTAAATATGCAGATCATCTCTCGTCATTATTTCATGCATTTAACATACACCGTTAAATAACGGTCGGTGATATTGGCGATCTATTTCCCCCCTGCCGGGCGCCTCCCCCCTTTATTCATGAAAAAGGGGCCTGTGGCCCCCTCTCGTTATCTGACGTTGGCACCTATCACAGGCTGGCGGCGATGCGCGCCCCCAGAGCGGCGTTGTTCAGCACCAGCTGGATGTTGGAAGCCAGGGAGTTGCCGCCGGTCAGCTCACACACCCTGGCCAGCAGGAAGGGAGTGGACTCCTTGCCCTTGACCCCCTGTTCATCCGCCTCACGCAGGGCTTGTGCGATGGCGGCATCGATGTCGGCCTTGGGCATGGCAAACTGGGCCGGGATGGGATTGGTCACCACTGCGCCACCAGCCAGCCCCAGCTCCCACTTGAGGCGCAGGGCCTCGGCAATGGCCGCCGGGGTATCGAGACGGTAATCTACCTTGAAGCCGCTCTCGCGGGTGTAGAAGGCGGGCAACTCCTCGGTTTGATAGCCGATGACCGGCACCCCCTGGGTCTCCAGATACTCCAGGGTCAGACCGATGTCGAGGATGGACTTGGCACCGGCGCACACCACGGCCACCGGGGTCTGGGCAAATTCCTGCAAGTCAGCGGAGATGTCGAAGGTCTCCTGGGCGCCGCGGTGGACGCCGCCGATGCCACCGGTGGCGAAGACACGAATGCCGGCCATGGCGGCGATGATCATGGTGGACGCCACCGTGGTCGCCCCCATCCCCTTGCTCGCCAGCACGAAAGGAATGTCGCGGCGGCTGCACTTGGTCACGGCATGGCCTGCCTTGCCCAGCGCCTCCAGCGCCCCCTCATCCAGACCCACCTTGAGGCGGCCATCCAGGATGGCGATGGTGGCCGGCACGGCGCCGTTGTCGCGCACCACCTGCTCCACCTGGCGCGCCGTCTCCACGTTCTGCGGATAGGGCATGCCATGGGAGATGATGGTGGACTCCAGGGCCACTACGGGTTT containing:
- a CDS encoding pseudouridine-5'-phosphate glycosidase, whose protein sequence is MLNAYLDIQPEVAAALAAGKPVVALESTIISHGMPYPQNVETARQVEQVVRDNGAVPATIAILDGRLKVGLDEGALEALGKAGHAVTKCSRRDIPFVLASKGMGATTVASTMIIAAMAGIRVFATGGIGGVHRGAQETFDISADLQEFAQTPVAVVCAGAKSILDIGLTLEYLETQGVPVIGYQTEELPAFYTRESGFKVDYRLDTPAAIAEALRLKWELGLAGGAVVTNPIPAQFAMPKADIDAAIAQALREADEQGVKGKESTPFLLARVCELTGGNSLASNIQLVLNNAALGARIAASL